A stretch of Ipomoea triloba cultivar NCNSP0323 chromosome 11, ASM357664v1 DNA encodes these proteins:
- the LOC115997049 gene encoding RNA-binding protein with multiple splicing 2 has translation MAGTGMHPYHQQWAPAPAPAAAPPPPPPHVPQMPLNDPNRPPNDEVRTIFISGLPEDVKERELQNLLRWLPGYEASQVNFKGEHPMGFALFSTPQFAIAAKDALQDMVFDAESKSVLHTEMAKKNLFVKRGIVADSNAYDQSKRMRTGGDYTHTGYSSPSPFHPPPAPAWGPPAYMTPPPQPYDPYTGYHVPPVPMPVPAPMPAAPSSYVPVQNTKDNPPCNTLFIGNLGENINEEELRGLFTAQPGYKQMKVLRQERHTVCFIEFEDMQSATNVHHTLQGAVIPSSGAVGMRIQYSKNPFGKRKDFNHISPAANGAPPPMTYQ, from the exons ATGGCCGGCACCGGAATGCACCCGTACCACCAGCAATGGGCTCCAGCTCCGGCTCCCGCTGCAGCGCcacctcctccgccgccgcacGTTCCTCAAATGCCTCTTAATGACCCTAATCGTCCCCCTAACGACGAG GTGCGTACGATTTTCATCTCCGGGCTGCCGGAGGACGTGAAGGAGAGAGAACTCCAGAACCTTCTTAGGTGGCTACCGGGTTACGAAGCATCTCAGGTCAACTTTAAAGGCGAACACCCCATGGGGTTTGCTCTTTTTTCCACTCCTCAGTTCGCCATTGCTGCCAAGGATGCCCTTCAG GACATGGTTTTTGATGCGGAGTCTAAATCTGTGCTGCATACTGAGATGGCCAAAAAGAACCTTTTTGTTAAAAGAG GAATTGTTGCTGATTCAAATGCTTATGACCAGAGCAAACGGATGCGGACTGGCGGTGATTATACACATACTGGGTACTCTAGTCCCTCCCCTTTTCACCCCCCACCTGCACCAGCTTGGGGGCCACCTGC GTACATGACTCCACCACCTCAACCATATGATCCATATACTGGATACCATGTTCCTCCTGTGCCAATGCCTGTTCCTGCTCCTATGCCTGCAGCACCAAGCAGCTATGTGCCTGTCCAG AATACAAAAGATAATCCTCCTTGCAATACCCTTTTCATTGGCAATCTTGGAGAGAACATAAATGAGGAAGAGTTGAGGGGCCTGTTCACTGC GCAACCTGGTTATAAGCAGATGAAGGTATTGAGACAGGAAAGGCATACTGTATGTTTCATTGAGTTTGAA GATATGCAGAGTGCCACCAATGTGCACCATACCTTGCAGGGTGCTGTTATACCTAGTTCTGGTGCTGTTGGCATGCGGATTCA ATATTCAAAGAATCCATTTGGAAAAAGGAAGGATTTCAATCACATTTCCCCTGCTGCAAATGGAGCTCCACCACCTATGACCTACCAGTAG
- the LOC115997661 gene encoding 60S ribosomal protein L7-4, which produces MAEAKNVPESVLKKQKRQEEWALAKKQEIDAIKKKNAENRKIIFNRAKQYAKEYEEQQKELIQLKREARLKGGFYVNPEAKLLFIIRIRGINAMHPQTKKILQLLRLRQIFNGVFLKVNKATINMLHRVEPYVTYGYPNLKSVKELIYKRGYGKVNKQRIPLTENSIIEQTLGKHNIICVEDLVHEIITVGPHFKEANNFLWPFQLKAPLGGLKKKRNHYVEGGDAGNREDYINELIRRMN; this is translated from the exons ATGGCTGAAGCAAAAAATGTCCCCGAGTCGGTCTTGAAGAAGCAGAAGAGGCAAGAGGAGTGGGCTCTGGCCAAGAAGCAAGAAATTGACGCCATTAAGAAGAAGAATGCTGAGAACCGAAAGATTATTTTCAACAGAGCTAAGCAGTATGCCAAGGAATATGAGGAGCAG CAAAAGGAGCTGATTCAGTTGAAGCGTGAGGCGAGGCTGAAAGGAGGCTTCTATGTTAACCCTGAAGCTAAATTGTTGTTCATTATTCGCATCCGTGG TATCAATGCTATGCACCCCCAGACAAAGAAGATATTGCAGCTTCTCCGTTTGAGACAG ATTTTCAATGGTGTATTCCTAAAGGTCAACAAAGCAACAATCAACATGTTGCACAGGGTTGAGCCATATGTGACCTATGG GTATCCTAACTTGAAGAGTGTGAAGGAGTTGATATACAAAAGGGGATATGGAAAGGTTAACAAGCAAAGGATTCCCTTGACTGAGAACTCTATCATTGAGCAG ACTCTTGGCAAGCACAACATAATATGTGTTGAAGATCTTGTTCACGAGATCATCACTGTTGGACCGCATTTCAAGGAAGCTAACAATTTCCTTTGGCCATTCCAACTCAAGGCTCCACTAGGTGGTCTTAAGAAGAAAAGAAACCACTACGTGGAAGGAGGAGATGCTGGAAACAGGGAAGATTATATCAATGAACTCATTAGAAGAATGAACTAG
- the LOC115996468 gene encoding (R)-mandelonitrile lyase-like produces the protein MVKLVLLLRLEVFLLFTLISLPKSLSQRTRESFYLDFVRDAIEMPREDYYDYIVVGGGTAGCPLAATLSERYKVLVLERGGVPFGDPNLMTQEGFLNTLSEFDTFDSPAQPFISEDGVPNARGRVLGGSSAINAGFYSRADEEFYGNSGINWDLGLVNQSYEWVERAIVFRPELKSWQSAVRDGLLEARVNPYNGFSLHHVLGTKIGASTFDNSGRRHSAVDLLFFANASNIRVGVFATVERILLASTFYSPGSNQSAIGVIFRDRLGLFHHAMVRESGEVLLSAGALGSPQLLLLSGIGPRLYLSSLGIPVVYHTPNVGQFLYDNPRNGISIVPPIPLEYSLIQVVGITGSGSYLEAASNFIPFASPVNSVFIRAPASPVYLAVATLMQKISGPASTGSLRLASPDVRVNPIVRFNYFSDAGDLQKCISGARMIGELLKTRSMDVFKFDQRFGERDFRYVGPALPVNQSDDNLMGEFCRETVSTIWHYHGGCVVGKVVDGDFRFTGIDGLRVIDSSTFNTSPGTNPQATVLMLGRYAGLRILGERQQAGK, from the exons ATGGTGAAATTGGTTCTTCTTCTCCGATTAGAAGTCTTTTTGTTATTCACCCTCATTTCTCTGCCCAAATCACTTTCTCAACGGACACGgg AATCGTTTTATCTGGATTTTGTGAGGGATGCAATAGAGATGCCGAGGGAGGACTACTACGATTACATCGTCGTCGGAGGCGGCACCGCCGGTTGTCCACTGGCGGCGACGTTATCGGAGAGATATAAAGTTCTGGTTCTTGAAAGGGGCGGCGTTCCATTTGGGGATCCGAATTTGATGACCCAAGAGGGGTTTCTCAACACCTTATCGGAATTCGACACCTTTGATTCCCCTGCTCAGCCTTTCATCTCCGAGGATGGAGTCCCCAACGCGCGCGGCCGCGTTCTCGGCGGTAGCAGCGCCATAAACGCCGGTTTCTACAGCAGGGCGGATGAGGAGTTTTATGGGAATTCCGGGATTAATTGGGATTTAGGGTTGGTGAATCAGTCGTATGAGTGGGTGGAGAGGGCTATCGTGTTTCGGCCGGAGCTTAAGAGCTGGCAATCGGCGGTGAGAGATGGGTTGTTGGAAGCGCGTGTGAATCCGTACAATGGGTTCTCGTTACACCACGTTCTTGGCACCAAGATCGGCGCGTCGACGTTTGATAACTCCGGGCGGCGACACAGTGCGGTGGATTTGCTGTTCTTTGCTAACGCGAGTAATATTCGCGTGGGGGTGTTTGCCACCGTGGAGAGGATTCTCCTGGCGTCCACTTTTTATTCTCCCGGGTCGAATCAATCGGCGATTGGGGTTATTTTCCGGGACAGATTAGGGCTTTTCCACCACGCTATGGTGAGGGAAAGCGGCGAGGTTCTCCTCTCCGCCGGCGCTCTCGGTAGCCCGCAGCTGCTTCTCCTCAGCGGCATCGGCCCGCGTCTCTACCTCTCTTCTCTCGGGATTCCGGTGGTTTATCATACCCCCAATGTCGGCCAGTTTCTTTACGATAACCCTAGGAACGGAATTTCCATTGTCCCTCCAATCCCTCTGGAGTATTCTCTCATACAGGTGGTGGGCATAACCGGCTCCGGCTCATACCTCGAAGCCGCCTCCAATTTCATCCCATTTGCTTCCCCTGTCAACTCCGTCTTCATCCGAGCTCCGGCGTCTCCGGTCTACCTCGCCGTCGCCACCCTCATGCAGAAAATCTCCGGCCCGGCGTCCACCGGTTCGCTCCGATTGGCCTCCCCCGACGTCAGGGTGAACCCTATCGTCCGGTTCAATTACTTCAGCGACGCCGGCGATTTGCAGAAGTGTATAAGCGGGGCCAGGATGATTGGGGAATTGCTGAAAACTCGGTCCATGGATGTTTTCAAGTTTGATCAGAGATTTGGCGAAAGGGATTTCAGGTACGTCGGGCCTGCATTGCCGGTAAACCAGTCGGATGACAATCTTATGGGGGAGTTTTGCCGTGAAACCGTTAGTACCATATGGCATTACCACGGCGGCTGCGTCGTCGGAAAAGTGGTTGATGGTGATTTCAGATTTACCGGAATTGATGGTCTCAGGGTTATCGACAGCTCCACTTTTAATACTTCTCCGGGAACCAACCCTCAAGCCACCGTTCTCATGCTTGGAAG GTATGCTGGTTTGAGGATTCTGGGGGAAAGACAACAGGCAGGAAAGTGA
- the LOC115997162 gene encoding exocyst complex component EXO84B-like produces MATTLKSSRSRSHASGMPAKGSARDAGTNLEENLNIFKSDSFDADVYVQSKCHSLNEKEIRQLCSNLMDLKKASAEEMRRSVYANYTAFIRTSKEISDLEGELSSIRNLLSTQATLVHNLAEGVHIDSLSDSLPDSATNSSSNDEISEPSDIENWLTEFPDHLDVLLAERRVDEALSSLDEGEHIASEAKENKTLSPALLLMLQNSITESRQRLADQLADIACQPSTRGAELRAAISALKKLGDGPRAHSLLLNAHSQRYQYNMQSFRPSSTSYGGAYTAALSQLVFSAIAQAATDSLAIFGNEPSYTSELVMWATKHAEGFALLVKRHALTSSAAAGGLRAAAECVQIALGHCQLLEARGLALCPVLLKLFRPSVEQALDANIKRIEESTAALAAADDWELNYPPTSIRQSSAYQYKLSISAHRFNLMVQDFFEDVGPLLSMQLGGKALEGLFQVFNSYVNTLIKALPGSLEEEVSIEGSGNKIVRMAETEAQQIALLANASLLADELLPRAAMKLSFNQGNHKDESQRRSDRQTRHPEQREWKKRLVSTVDRLKDSFCQQHALDLIFTEEGDSHLTADMYINMDGNADEMEWFPSHIFQELYVKLNRIAAIAADMFVGRERFATLLLMRLTETVILWLSQDQSFWDDIEEGPTPLGPLGLQQFYMDMTFVRCFASQGRYLSRNLLRVVNDIISKAMSAFSTTGMDPYSVLPEDEWFTEVCQDAMDKLSGKPKAANGERDLNSPTASVSAQSVSSVRSHGSY; encoded by the exons ATGGCTACCACCTTGAAGTCTTCTCGGTCAAGGTCACACGCGTCGGGGATGCCGGCAAAAGGGAGCGCTAGGGATGCTGGAACCAACCTCGAGGAGAATCTCAACATCTTCAAATCCGATAGTTTCGACGCCGATGTTTATGTGCAGTCCAAATGTCACTCATTGAATGAAAAG GAGATTAGGCAATTATGTTCGAATCTTATGGATCTGAAAAAAGCCTCTGCTGAGGAGATGCGCAGAAGTGTCTATGCTAACTATACTGCTTTCATCCG GACATCAAAAGAAATTTCGGATTTGGAGGGTGAACTttcatcaattagaaatttGTTATCCACTCAGGCCACTTTAGTCCATAATTTAGCTGAAGGTGTTCATATTGATTCTTTGTCTGATTCTCTTCCTGATTCTGCCACCAATAGCAGTTCCAATGATGAAATAAGTGAACCTTCAGATATAGAGAACTGGTTAACTGAGTTTCCTGATCACCTCGATGTTTTATTAGCTGAGAGAAGAGTAGATGAAGCCTTGTCCAGCCTTGATGAAGGAGAACACATAGCTTCTGAagctaaagaaaataaaacactAAGTCCTGCCCTGCTTTTAATGCTACAAAATTCCATTACTGAATCTAGGCAAAGGTTAGCTGATCAGCTTGCTGATATTGCTTGCCAACCATCTACTCGTGGTGCTGAGCTTCGTGCTGCTATTTCAGCTCTTAAGAAGCTTGGTGATGGTCCTCGTGCTCATAGTTTATTACTTAATGCACATTCTCAGAGATACCAGTACAATATGCAAAGTTTTCGTCCATCAAGCACATCATATGGAGGAGCATATACTGCAGCACTCTCACAGCTGGTATTCTCTGCTATTGCTCAAGCAGCCACTGATTCATTGGCTATTTTTGGAAATGAGCCATCTTATACATCCGAGCTCGTAATGTGGGCTACTAAGCATGCAGAGGGTTTTGCTCTTCTTGTTAAAAGACATGCACTAACTTCATCTGCAGCTGCTGGAGGCTTGAGGGCTGCTGCAGAGTGTGTCCAAATAGCTTTAGGACACTGTCAATTGTTGGAAGCTCGTGGTCTTGCACTTTGCCCAGTGCTTCTGAAGCTGTTTAGACCTAGTGTTGAACAAGCACTGGACGCTAATATAAAACGTATTGAAGAGAGCACTGCTGCTTTAGCAGCAGCTGATGATTGGGAACTTAATTATCCTCCAACTTCCATACGTCAATCTTCTGCATATCAGTATAAACTTTCAATCAGTGCTCATCGGTTCAATTTAATGGTTCAG GATTTCTTTGAGGACGTGGGACCCTTGCTAAGTATGCAGTTGGGTGGAAAAGCTTTGGAAGGTTTGTTTCAGGTCTTCAACTCTTATGTTAATACACTAATAAAAGCATTACCTGGTTCTTTGGAAGAGGAGGTGAGCATTGAAGGTTCAGGGAATAAAATTGTCCGAATGGCTGAGACTGAAGCTCAGCAAATTGCTTTACTTGCAAATGCATCATTACTAGCAGATGAGCTATTACCACGTGCTGCCATGAAGCTTTCCTTCAATCAGGGTAATCACAAGGATGAGTCTCAACGAAGATCTGATAGGCAAACCCGACATCCTGAGCAAAGAGAATGGAAAAAGCGTCTTGTTAGTACTGTTGACAGATTAAAAGATAGCTTTTGTCAACAACATGCACTGGATCTTATTTTTACTGAGGAAGGAGACAGCCATCTTACTGCGGATATGTATATAAACATGGATGGTAATGCAGATGAGATGGAATGGTTCCCTTCTCATATATTCCAG GAACTCTATGTAAAACTCAACAGGATAGCAGCCATAGCTGCAGATATGTTTGTGGGCCGGGAAAGGTTTGCAACATTGTTGTTGATGAGGCTCACTGAAACTGTCATCTTATGGCTTTCACAAGACCAGAGTTTTTGGGATGATATTGAGGAAGGACCAACGCCTTTAGGTCCTCTTGGTCTTCAGCAG TTCTATATGGATATGACATTTGTCAGATGCTTTGCTTCACAAGGCCGCTACTTATCTAGGAATTTGCTCCGTGTTGTCAATGATATCATATCTAAAGCAATGTCTGCATTTTCTACAACTGGGATGGATCCATACAG TGTGCTTCCAGAGGACGAGTGGTTCACCGAGGTGTGCCAGGATGCAATGGATAAGCTGAGTGGAAAGCCTAAAGCTGCAAATGGGGAACGGGATTTGAACAGCCCGACTGCTTCTGTCTCAGCTCAATCAGTATCTTCTGTGAGATCCCACGGGAGTTATTGA